The DNA sequence catctctctcacaaacatagatacacacactgtgaggtgaaaacacacacctgtacctcCAAATAAAGGTAGTGTTACAACCATGACTCCAAACACTGACGTGTGTACAGTCACCCTGTGGAGGCTGCAAATCCAGTTCAGTAAGTTTGATTAGCCTGTACAACGGCCCATGAAAGACTGTATCCAAAACGTGAAGGGTAACAGTAACAAAAAagtaataacaaaataaaatgaatgaccaaaaacaaacaaaaaacaaatccctCAGATGGTTTCCAAAGTTGTATGGTTTCCTAAGGGGACAGGACaaaggaggtggtggggggcttTTTCTCAACTGTGTCAGTATTTCTTAATTTaaattttttgttgtttttttttttttgcggcaaaaaaaaagagccctTGAACTACACAGTAGTCTCGTTCTTCCAGGGGCCGGTGCGTATATTCCCCGTGCTGTCCAGCGGGTAGAGCACGTTCTCGGGCGTGCTGCTTTTGAGGATGCCGTTCTGGCTGGGCGAGGGGTTCTGTTGCAGCAGCGACTGTCTGCGCGGCCGCATCTCCAGGTGCCCGCCCATGCCCAGCTCCTCgtcagccgccgccgccgccgccatcttGCCGCAGCCGCACAGGAAGGCCCCGGCGTCGCCCACCAGCTCGGGCGGGCACAGCGCGGGGAAGAGCTCGGCCTTGGCGCAGCAGGCGTGCCGCACGTGGCACAGGGCGGCGTGGCAGCTGTGGTGCGGCCCCTCGTGGCAGCCGGCGCccgcgtggtggtggtggtggaggtggtggtggtggtgcgggtcGTCGCAGCCCAGGTCGTGCTCGTGCGCGCCCACGTGGCACAGGTGGTGCCCACCGCcgggggggaggtggtggtggtggaggtgttggTGGTGCCCGGCGTCCAGCATGCTGTGCGGGCTGTTGGCGCGCGAGCTGtgcccgctgccgccgccgccgcagtcGGCGGGCAGGTGGAAGGCGAACTCGCGCTCGCTCCCGCCGCGCTGGCGACTCAGCCGCCGGCCTTTAGTCCTGACGCTGccccctccgccgccgccgacgcTGCCCGGGCCGCCCTTCAGGCAGCGGTGCAGGTGGATGGCGGGCCGGTAGCCCTCGGGGTCGGCGTGGAGCAGCACGTGCGCCGCCGTCGGCTCGTCCTCGCAGTCCGCGTCCTCGTCcgccagcagctgctgctgcgcgTGCAGCCCGGCGCAGCACGGAGGCCCCACCGTCACCGCTGAGGGCGCGGTCAGGCACGCCACGTgggtcgccgccgccgccgggttGGGCGAGGGCAGGCCGCCCAGCTTGCAGGGCGCCCGCGTGCGCACGCCCAGCAGGCCCTTGCCGGCGCCCGTCACCCCCGGGCACGCAGTGTCCAGGTGCCCGCAGTGCAGCAGCGGGCCGCCGTGCGCCAGCGAGTCCCCGTTGACGTTCAGCTGCTTCAGCcggccgtggtggtggtgctggtggtggtggtggtgcgcgGGGCCGTGGGCGTGCCCGTGCCCGTGGCCTGAGCATCCCCCGCCGTGGCGCTGCCCGCCGCCGCCTCGCCTGCCCGGGCAGCAGGAGCACCAGCAGTGCCAGACGTCGTCGCGCTTGGCGCAGTGGTGGATGAGCACGAACAGGCCCAGCGTGACGGAGAAGGCGCCGTACAGGCAGCTGAAGATCATGTCCAGGAAGTGGCCCATGGTGACGGCTAGCGCGCCGAAGGCCCACGTGGCCAGGAACAGGAAGAGGGTGAAGGCCGCCGTGCTCAGCTGGGCGCCGAACGAGTGCTCGTTGGCCAGCAGCGCCGGGTTGACGCCGCAGCCGCCCGCGCAGTGGACGCGTTGGCCCACCTCGCCCGACGCCAACGCCGAGGAGGGCGCGCCCGGCTCGGGCCCCGGCTGGTGGCAGTGGGGCGGCAGGTCGGCGGTGGCCAGCCGCTGGTGCTCCTCGCCGGACGCCTTCAGCTCGTACTTGCGCTCGGGGTGCCGGCGCAGCTGGATGAAGGTGCACAGGAAGTAGACGCACGTCACCAGGGCGATGAAGGCCACCGGCCCGTAGAAGGCCCCCAGGCTGGGCTCCCACGCCATCCAGCAGCTGTgggagggtcaaaggtcagaggtcaggacTGTTGGCTGTGAAACAAATTCAAAACGaattcaaatttgcaaacataggcgaacgtttgcgaacaTTTGTTAACAGTATTCTGTTAGCCTCGAGTGTTCAGTGAACGTTTGCAGTCTGAGGGGGTAGTTCTCCGTGAACATATAGTGGAGCTGGAGTTTGACGAACGctacaatgcaattactgttaccGTAGAATGGAATTTTagcaccaaatcattcaaattgaattgttcaaagaaaacatgttcaccaagaacgttcgccactgtttgcccaatttgaatgcacctctggtgttgatgtgtgaaggtgatagatagatagacagatagacaaacagatGTCCATGTAACTGAGTACCATGAAACTGAGAAGCAATCTTGATGGAGCATTAACTCTGTGGAATTCTCTTCCTTTGGAATTAAGGTTAGCTCAATCAACTTTCTCTTTTAAAAAGGGtcttaaaacatatttattttcacAAGCCTTTGTTTGAGTtatgttttttaatttttgCCCCTCCGAATAGATTATTTTATGTGCTCTTGCTTAACTCTTTTAACAAGTGAGTTGTATGGATGTTCTCATCTTGGcaaagtgttttatttattttattttattttattttattttattttattaaattgttctttttccagtgctgcttttattcttatttttttaaccattttgtgtgtccatatatacatgtgtgtatgtgtgtgtgtgtgcgcgcgtgagcgtgtgttcatatacagtatgtatattttccttttcattcaaAGCACATTGAGTCTATGTATgccatatgaaatgtgctatataaataaaatttgattgattgattgattgattaacaTGCAACAAACACcaattaaaatacagtttgaAGGGCTGAGCcagtgctttgtgtgttttaaTTGGTGCTAGTGAATtcatctttgagtgtgtgtgagtaaggtgAGAGCATCTTAGGACAGGAGGAGAACAAACCGTAtgcaggagaggaaaaggaTGGTCAGAgaataagcatgtgtgtgtgtgtgtgtgtgtgtgtgtgtgtgtgtgtgtgtgggaggatatgtgtgtgcagggcagGGAGAGATATGCGTGTGAGGGGTGTGAGAATGTGGCTCGTGGGTATGCATGTCAAAAGTGTGTGAACAGGAGTATAGAGCTGTGACTATATCCACATTTTTTCTATCATACAACTAAATGTTAATGCATACACAGCCCTTAGCTAAGCTAAGAAACAGTATTTgatagagaaaaaaacattatatctTCTTGTACATTAGAATATCATGCATGCACAATATATTTTAGAACAGAAAAATTTATTATTTGCTTTTCTCTACTGCAAATTCACTTATTTGTTTTGAGAGGTGTGTCAAAAGCACCATGGCCAGCTCCCTAAAGATATAGAAAGCAGATGATAGTACTTACTATGGTGTTAGCTCTCCACTCCCGTAATTTTCAATATTAGTGGCTGCAGTAATTCCACAGATGATGAAAGGGATCCCACCACTCACTAGGTAAAACCTATaaaaagaaaacgagagagagaaagaaagaaagaaagagagagagagagggagagagagagagaaaatgtactTTACCCGACTGACATATTTGATTTGTAGACTTGATCTGATTTACTCTGATAATGTCCACAAGAGAAATAACAGAGAATAAATTAAAGCCTGAACAGCAAAGTGACAGTGAGATGATGAAATAAAGAGAGTCGCACACAGGAAAGcagagagagtggtagagagagtgatagagagaaagaaagagagagagagagagagagagagagaaggggggtagCAACAATACCCAGTGATACAGATCAAAATGATGTGACACTCTGAATGTGAGAAATGAGAATAAAATGGGGCTTGTTGGTATTCTGAGACCAGAATGAGACAGAGTAAGGGCACCGAAAatgatcattctctctctgtctctcacacatgcacaagcatagtcacagacagacacgagCATAgtctcagacacgcacacgcatgcacacacacatactcacacagtcacacacaattgcatacacacaggtacacacacaaacaccttcacacaggtacacaggtaaacacacacacacacacacacacaaacacctacacacaggtacacaggtacacaggtacacacacacacacacacacacacacacacacacacacacacacagaccacctcTCCCTGATGCACCAGGTAATCACTGCTGCGGGGGTGTCTTGTCTCTCCACCATCCTCActgtcttcctcatcctctgccTCAATCCCACAATCCCTCTGTGCTCAGAGTCAGTGTTCTGCTCCTCCAGaatctcctctccccctctgtccacACCAGTCCAGATAGCCTCTGAcatccccttcccctctctcacgcgacacacactaaaaaacacTTTCCATCATCTTGTCGCTTTCTATCGCCtcaacacacatggacacacaagtgaagtgcaaaacacacacgcgcacacacacacacacacacacacacacacacacacacacacacacacacacacacacacacacacacacacacacacacacacacacacacacacacacacacacacacacacacacacacacacacacacacacacacacacacacacacacacacaaacgccttGAAGGATGACCCAGAGTGTGAGGAGAGTTGCATAGGGAGCAAAAGCAGGATAAAGAGGATCTGGGGTTTAAGGAAATGCATAAGAGAGAGACTTGGGGTCAGAAAGAGgagagtgaatatgtgtgtgtttgtgtgtgtgtgtgtgtgtgtgtgtgtgtgtgtgtgtgtgtgtgtgtttaagagtttacagttttttccaatcgtatacacactaaaatttaGGTTAtaagacagttaacaatacttaacacttaagaagcaaaacacctgcgcagagcagtacaacattaagcacaaattcagcttcacactttttgcaaaacattacacacagtgaatgtcaaaacataaaacacattttaacaccttagacacagataaagattgttaggtactttcttctcattacaaagccctggcttgccaatgaccacactaatgaacaaattgaataatcacatctaccaggtgtgtaaacacacatgtgcaaaattgaaaacgcagcactcaggtgtgttatgctcgatcctcgaggggcgttcccactgatctataactaacactggatagactatcccattgtttttcgccccattattctttatgtcgatcagtgaggatcgaggcccgaggagcgagggaggatgtataaaagcccaaatgagaggcacccatagcctgtgatgtggatgaactctcatggcttgatccagctagacagagagatgattagagtattgcgtattgttgttacttgtttgtattgtttctttagtttttcttcagtgactgtaagtgtacagtacttttcatttgtgtacacatttttatttttctacatttGACAGttgtaagaactataattttgccattttctgttgattgacttgtcactgtaactgaacatatggtacagtgaaagaaagaaatattgtctgcagcatcagttttgtgcattgcttgatgagggttcatcaaaatatttttgttatcTAAATtgtcctaatgctctcaaacaatatgtttgaataagatccatatattggaagagggtttttacagatgtgttttgaatttattgtgttggtgtgtataagatagcgacagtgtggaatcattcaaagaatgtgttagtgatatgagaacagtataaggttttatcaatgtgtttattgttttgaccgaaatatttcattttgctaacaatctgttatgttctgctgattgggtgttgtgtttggttaattgtgtgatgtgtttagacaaaaagagccccgttttcaaaattgtgtgtaaacgattggaaaaaactgtaagatggTGAGAAACAGCCTTCAATGAGTATCACATGTGCCATacgtgtgtgcctatgtgtgtgtgtgtgtgtatgtgtgtgtgtgtgtgtgtgtgcctgcggccttgagcttgtgtgtgtatgtgcatgtgtgtgtgtgtgtgcttgtactcgtgtgtgtgtgtgtgtgtgtgtgcgctggtgtttgtgtttgtgtgcgctgtGATGTATGAGCCAGCTCTCACCACGGCGGCGGCCTGTGTTCCTTTCATCAGTGCGCGGCTCCAAAAGAGGACCTCCCCTCTCTGCATGCTACTTCGCCTTCTCAAAACAAGCCACAAAATGGCAGCGCCGCCACCAAAGGCTTTTAAGAGAAGTTCATGCACAACAAATCTGATGATATAAATAGACAGTGAATGCACCCCGAGCGAGAGGcgcaatctctttctctccttccttgtctctctctctccctctctctaatttgtattcactctctctcgctctctctttctttctctctctctctcaatctctcttaccctatttcctctctctcttttcactctctctctctcgtctcataCACTGTTTCTCCAACATCCTCTAGCCCAGATAGGTAGAGCATCACTCCCCAGCCCAAGTGCGGTTGACATTTAGCCCACGTGATGgtgaaccaccccccccccccccccccacccccaacccccggCAGACAAATCCACTGCATCGTTTCGCTTCGTCACTGACCCGCTGCCGCTCCAAGcggcatcatacacacacacacgcacacacacacacacacacacatcccacctccctctcttcgACCCCCACACACTCCTACCTAACTCGCTCTCAGTAGGGTGATCATTACCACCTCGCATAACTTCAACTCAATTCAGCTTTATGGTCATTACAGCATTAAACATTTATGAAAAGACTTTTCCGGAAGTCCCCGAGGAGCAACATGCATAAAATACAACATCAATTTAAACAAGGCGGATGCTACAAAAGACAGACAGCCGTATACCGACAGCATGCACAGGACAGAAGCATCTGAATCTTCATGTAGGACTGTGCATTCACACTTGCTGTTCAGGCAAGTCCATTATATATACTTTCCTGGGGAGAGCACTCAAGGACATTGGAGAGGCTGTGTATACAGTAATGCACAGGCCCTCAACATAAAAGGCGAAAAGGACTCTTGAATaaaatgatggtgtgtgtgtgtgtgtgtgtgtgtgtgtgtgtgtgtgtgtgtgtgtgtgtgtgtgtgtgtgtgtgtgtgtatgtatatgtgtatgtgtgtgtgtctgtttggggaGATATGTTTCTGTGTATGCATAATTCTGTGCCATGCCATTGCAATCACACCAACAAGAGGGTTAAATAAAATGGCTGGTATCACAATATTGCTATTCGGAGATATattggcctttgtgtgtgtgtgtgtgtgtgtgtgtgtgtgtgtgtgtgtgtgtgtgtgtgtgtgtgtgtgtgtgtgtgtgcgtgtgtgtgtgtgtgtgagcatgtgtgtaaatgtgtctgaGAGGGGGTCTTAACGGCAGCGGGAGAAATTGATTTGTCTCTCCAGCTGTAGCAGTAGCGGTCGGTCCTCAGCACTGCGGCCACTTCTGACGGTGGGAATTAGAGTCAATCACAGGGACTCAGCCAGGCCCAATCTcagcacccaacacacacacacactcaaacacacatatgcacgcgcatggacacacaaacacacacacacacacacacacacacacacacacacacacacacacacacacacacacacacacacacacacacacacacacacacacacacacacacacacacacactcaaatcctcatgcatacaaacacgcaGAGAAAcccacatgcatgtgcatgtgcacgtgcacacacacacacacacacacacacacacacacacacacacacacacacacacacacacacaaaggggagTGCATCAGCTCAGTTTGAAGGCAAGGAAAAGATGAGATTAAAAGAGAGGAATATACTGGAGAGAAGAAGACACAGGGGGTTCAAGAACACACGGGCAGGTCTACACAAGAAGGGCATTTTTCTCTCTGATATCTTGAGATAGTAATACATTTGTTCCATTTCCAGGTAAAAAAACTCACATTTGTGTCACATTTCaaacagatactgtatatatatcagGGGATCATTCACAGTTATGTTTTTAACAGTTGATCACAATCCACtggacaaagaaaaaaaacaccacgtATTGCATGTGTATCTATCAAGATTTACATGATAACTGTTGGTAAATGTTGTAAGGTTATGACGATAAAGCAAAGGAAAtggagtgcgagagagagagaatgtgtgagaaagagtgtgagaaagaaaatCTATATGTGCTCGCGTACGTTTGAAAGACAGCGGAAAGATAGTAAAGTGGGGAGTGAAAAGGAGAAACCAAGAGGAGGGATAAacaaggagagagtgagtgacaggcgtagagatggagagagagagggggctctTTCAGTGTAAAACCCCCGTGCTGTGTCTCAGTGCCACAGTCAATTCTGCAGCAGGGCGTTAAATGGATTTCAAGCGGGGTGACAACAGGTGAAGGATGCAATGAAATCTGTTGTGAACTAGACTGACACATGTGCTCTTATGATaccatagacacagacacagccctgAAGACCATTTTCATCCAGCGCTGTGTGTAGCATCTTAAAagtccacacacaaaaaacagttCAGATCGGACTGGAAGGTAACTAAAGCAAATTTACCTGCGCATTCAATAGCCACGGTAACATGGACACTTTTAATCCGATTAGAAATGGAATA is a window from the Sardina pilchardus chromosome 18, fSarPil1.1, whole genome shotgun sequence genome containing:
- the LOC134063590 gene encoding adhesion G protein-coupled receptor A1, whose protein sequence is MDLKKALSLPLYPGEFLHPVVYACTAVMLLCLFASIITYIVHHSSIRISRKGWHMLLNFCFHTALTFAVFAGGINRIKYPIICQAVGVVLHYSSLSTMLWLGVTARNIYKQVTKKPTQPQDGDAPAHQPKSPMLRFYLVSGGIPFIICGITAATNIENYGSGELTPYCWMAWEPSLGAFYGPVAFIALVTCVYFLCTFIQLRRHPERKYELKASGEEHQRLATADLPPHCHQPGPEPGAPSSALASGEVGQRVHCAGGCGVNPALLANEHSFGAQLSTAAFTLFLFLATWAFGALAVTMGHFLDMIFSCLYGAFSVTLGLFVLIHHCAKRDDVWHCWCSCCPGRRGGGGQRHGGGCSGHGHGHAHGPAHHHHHQHHHHGRLKQLNVNGDSLAHGGPLLHCGHLDTACPGVTGAGKGLLGVRTRAPCKLGGLPSPNPAAAATHVACLTAPSAVTVGPPCCAGLHAQQQLLADEDADCEDEPTAAHVLLHADPEGYRPAIHLHRCLKGGPGSVGGGGGGSVRTKGRRLSRQRGGSEREFAFHLPADCGGGGSGHSSRANSPHSMLDAGHHQHLHHHHLPPGGGHHLCHVGAHEHDLGCDDPHHHHHLHHHHHAGAGCHEGPHHSCHAALCHVRHACCAKAELFPALCPPELVGDAGAFLCGCGKMAAAAAADEELGMGGHLEMRPRRQSLLQQNPSPSQNGILKSSTPENVLYPLDSTGNIRTGPWKNETTV